A genomic region of Cannabis sativa cultivar Pink pepper isolate KNU-18-1 chromosome 1, ASM2916894v1, whole genome shotgun sequence contains the following coding sequences:
- the LOC133033619 gene encoding myb family transcription factor PHL6: MSHQSIVSMTQGEASKEVSSSYCIPLCPGQSLLGGECSSSLSSPFIRTQSLSSPIHPPKYSFGSSSSSTPMSPGSHVEHTKSSFSRSSVFCTSLYQSSMSSETQRHLGNLPFLPPPSCNQSVSAVASTSSPLLFSGDLSNQFDEDQSDSAEALMKDFLNLSGDASHHSHSNFHGLSCASDSVAFTDNLELQYLTDELDFGISDHAETPRVDEIYETSPKPSIGLMSDDGFRSTAPPVDALLNVPSPGPAALHKPRMRWTPELHERFVEAVNKLDGAEKATPKGVLKVMKVEGLTIYHVKSHLQKYRLAKYIPEKKEEKKDSAGLEEKKTPLSSFEIDSKRKGSIQITEALRMQMEVQKQLHEQLEVQRALQLRIEEHARYLQKILEEQQKAGSALVSSQALSSLSSPSCEESHQQPSPCAVVSSSQQLDSKTDSASSSPPFNKHKSTQSSHDCDPKQSNKRIRLHDDDDDC; encoded by the exons ATGAGTCATCAAAGTATTGTTTCAATGACACAAGGAGAGGCTTCCAAAGAAGTCTCAAGCTCATATTGCATTCCTTTATGTCCAGGGCAGAGTTTATTGGGTGGTGAATGTTCATCTTCACTTTCATCGCCGTTCATACGCACACAGTCTCTTAGTTCTCCTATACATCCTCCTAAGTACAGTTTTGGATCTAGTTCTAGTAGTACTCCTATGTCTCCTGGTTCTCATGTTGAGCATACTAAGAGTTCATTTTCGCGGTCTTCTGTCTTCTGCACTAGTTTATACCAGTCTTCAATGAGCTCAGAAACACAAAGGCATCTTGGGAATTTGCCTTTTCTTCCACCTCCATCGTGTAACCAGTCGGTTTCTGCTGTTGCATCAACAAGTTCTCCATTGCTTTTCAGTggagatttaagcaatcaatTTGATGAGGACCAATCTGATTCAGCAGAAGCTCTCATGAAAGACTTTCTTAATTTATCTGGGGATGCATCTCATCATTCTCACAGTAACTTTCATGGTCTGAGCTGTGCAAGTGATAGTGTAGCATTCACTGATAACTTGGAATTGCAATATTTGACTGATGAACTTGACTTTGGTATCTCTGACCACGCAGAAACTCCCAGAGTTGAT GAAATATATGAGACTTCACCAAAACCATCCATAGGATTGATGTCTGATGACGGTTTTCGCTCAACGGCTCCACCTGTAGACGCCCTTTTAAACGTCCCATCTCCTGGACCTGCTGCTCTACATAAACCCCGAATGCGATGGACGCCTGAACTCCACGAGCGATTTGTAGAGGCTGTTAACAAGCTTGATGGAGCTGAAA AGGCTACTCCAAAGGGTGTATTAAAGGTTATGAAAGTTGAAGGCTTAACAATTTACCATGTTAAAAGTCACTTACAG AAATACCGACTTGCCAAGTATATCCCAGAGAAAAAGGAAG AGAAGAAGGATTCTGCTGGCcttgaagaaaagaaaacacCATTAAGTAGCTTCGAAATCGATAGCAAGAGAAAAGG gagTATTCAAATCACCGAGGCTCTTCGAATGCAAATGGAAGTTCAGAAACAATTACATGAGCAGCTTGAGGTTCAAAGGGCTCTTCAATTGCGCATAGAGGAGCACGCGAGATACTTGCAAAAGATCTTAGAAGAACAGCAGAAAGCTGGTAGTGCCTTGGTTTCCTCTCAAGCTTTGTCATCATTGAGTAGCCCGAGCTGTGAAGAGTCTCACCAACAGCCTTCCCCTTGTGCTGTTGTATCATCAAGCCAACAACTAGACTCTAAAACCGACTCTGCATCGTCCTCTCCCCCATTCAACAAGCACAAATCTACTCAAAGTAGTCATGATTGTGATCCAAAACAAAGTAACAAACGAATCCGTcttcatgatgatgatgatgattgttgA
- the LOC133033620 gene encoding cytosolic sulfotransferase 15-like, with amino-acid sequence MKNPIPISINNNDIDIDLDKLPKTKGWLGSSVLSLYQGYWCPSRIIPNIKLFQTHFQPQSQDIILASSPKSGTTWLKALLFSIANRSRYTLSNTPLLTSNPHQLLPFLEFNLYAEAKAPHDLGPDAPVTTPRLFSTHLPHILLPESVIKSSECRIVYICRNPLDTIVSFWHFATRDRVESQSQWMIKDYVDKFCLGEQGFGPFWDHVLGYWKESLEKPEKVLFLKYEDLKEDIEVHVKKIGEFIGCPFSEEEEKKGVIGEISQLCSLKNLSDLEVNKSGKFMPNFDNKSYFRKGQVGDWVNHLSPSMAQHIIEIIDKKLGGSGLEFIY; translated from the coding sequence ATGAAGAATCCCATTCCCATATctattaataataatgatattgaTATTGATCTTGATAAACTTCCTAAAACCAAAGGATGGTTAGGCTCTTCTGTTCTTTCTCTTTACCAAGGTTATTGGTGTCCTTCTAGAATAATTCCAAACATCAAGCTCTTCCAAACACACTTTCAACCTCAAAGCCAAGACATCATTTTAGCATCATCTCCAAAATCAGGCACAACATGGCTCAAAGCTCTCCTCTTCTCCATTGCCAACCGCTCTCGCTACACCCTTTCAAACACTCCCTTACTCACTTCCAATCCACATCAACTCCTACCCTTTCTCGAGTTCAATCTCTATGCCGAGGCCAAGGCCCCTCATGACCTTGGCCCCGATGCTCCAGTCACCACACCGCGCCTCTTCTCCACACACCTTCCCCACATATTGTTGCCCGAGTCGGTCATCAAGAGTTCAGAATGTCGTATTGTCTACATTTGTAGAAACCCTCTCGACACGATTGTCTCATTCTGGCATTTCGCCACTAGAGATCGTGTCGAGAGCCAGTCACAATGGATGATAAAGGACTATGTGGACAAGTTTTGTCTAGGCGAACAAGGGTTTGGGCCCTTTTGGGATCATGTGTTGGGATATTGGAAGGAGAGTTTGGAGAAGCCGGAAAAAGTATTGTTTTTAAAGTACGAAGATTTGAAGGAAGATATTGAAGTTCATGTGAAGAAGATTGGTGAGTTCATAGGGTGTCCTTTTTCTGAGGAGGAAGAGAAGAAAGGGGTTATTGGTGAAATATCACAGCTTTGTAGTTTGAAGAATTTGAGTGATTTAGAAGTGAACAAAAGTGGCAAGTTCATGCCAAATTTTGACAACAAAAGTTACTTTCGAAAAGGACAAGTTGGAGATTGGGTTAACCATCTTAGTCCCTCCATGGCACAACACATTATTGAAATTATTGACAAAAAGCTTGGTGGTTCTGgcttagaatttatatattaa
- the LOC133033621 gene encoding uncharacterized protein LOC133033621 isoform X2: MEGKDEGPKTSLFPLLSQPSDSISSQSRSHWLCNPSFTADLSLLNDAVSSHVSKNLSEEDDDDPEPVTAPARVYQTLDSDDQDLDTVGGKIKKKKKRKHRRSPELDHDIGSLRRSNAPRPWSSSDSKPSNSKPYFFDSKGDPDNFVFGSLYRMDVARYKPYAFQGLSGLDFRGLRQWNPMLYALDMDSDVDALDNKLRSGGRYWSAKYMAVESQKSLKRLRIVAPKTESSSETVAGGDFIPLSDVGFQTTEESWEDELLRKTREFNKTTRERPHDEKAWLGFAEFQDKVAAMQSQKGARVQTLEKKISILEKAVELNPDNEQLLLSLLKAYRSRDNIDVFIGRFEKILVLNSGNYKLWKEFLVLFQGDFSSFKVSEMRKMYSNAIQALSAACSRHSKQVHHAAKSFSLDSAHVQLELGLVDIFLSLCRFEWQAGYQELATALFQAEIEYSLLCPSLLLTEQSKQRLFQHFWDSDGARVGEDGAFGWSTWLEKEEENRQRILKEEASTYVEEEGGWTGWSEPFAKNKISGGNPDNVTKDDIKGEEPQSELEDEDINLEDDTEVLLKKLGIDVDVASSDEVKDVSTWNRWSKEELSRDCDQWMPLRTKSGVAALRADDTPNAETDEQLVRVIMYEDVNEFLFSLSSSEARLSLLLQLINFFGGKISHWICTNDLSWIESTLSLEEISDSLLQTLAKVDNLNKLENSLSGSSLESLLGSTNDVTRRTGMMKFLRNVTLLCLTAFPRNYIVEEATLVTEELFVTKMNSDSCSVTPCRALAKRLLKNDRQDVLLCGVYARREAFYGNIDHARRVFDMALSSIEGLPLEFQSNKPLIYFWYAETELANNSQESSFRAIHILSCLGSGETYAPFKGQSSSMQLLRAHQGFKEKIRTVESAWVRGTIDDQSVSLLCSAAFFEELTSGWRVGIEVLDQAFTMVLPERRSHTYQIEFLFKFYVKMLQRHLDQLSPSKCWESICEGLQVFPFNTELCSALVHIGNLYTTPNKLRRMFDEYNQKKQSVVIWIFALSFEISRGGSQHRVRGLFERALGNDTLRRSVLLWRSYIAYEVNITCDPSAARRIFFRAIHACPWSKKLWMDGFAKLNLILSAKELSDLQEVMRDKELNLRTDIYEILLEDDFGVEVPEYVSE; the protein is encoded by the exons ATGGAAGGGAAAGACGAAGGACCCAAAACCTCACTCTTCCCTCTTCTCTCCCAACCTTCAGATTCAATTTCATCTCAATCTCGATCTCATTGGCTCTGCAATCCCAGCTTCACCGCCGACCTTTCACTCCTCAACGACGCCGTTTCATCTCACGTATCGAAAAACTTATCTGAAGAAGATGACGACGACCCTGAACCTGTTACAGCTCCCGCGCGTGTCTATCAAACGCTGGACTCCGACGACCAAGACTTGGACACAGTCGGCGGCAAgatcaagaagaagaagaaaaggaagCATCGAAGGTCCCCTGAGTTGGACCACGATATCGGGAGTTTAAGGAGGTCCAATGCCCCTCGCCCATGGAGTAGCTCCGATTCCAAACCCTCCAATTCCAAACCCTATTTCTTCGACTCTAAAGGCGATCCTGACAATTTTGTCTTCGGCTCTCTTTACAG AATGGATGTTGCTCGTTACAAACCTTATGCATTTCAAGGATTGTCTGGACTTGATTTTCGAGGTTTGAGACAATGGAATCCAATGCTTTATGCATTGGATATGGATAGTGATGTGGATGCATTGGACAACAAATTAAGGTCCGGTGGTCGTTATTGGTCTGCAAAATATATGGCCGTGGAGTCTCAGAAGAGCTTAAAGCGTCTTCGTATTGTTGCTCCCAAAACCGAAAGTTCCTCAGAAACAGTTGCGGGTGGTGATTTCATTCCATTGTCAGATGTTGGTTTTCAAACTACTGAAGAATCGTGGGAAGATGAACTCCTACGTAAAACTCGGGAGTTCAACAAAACTACTAGGGAACGACCCCATGATGAAAAAGCATGGTTAGGATTCGCAGAGTTCCAAGATAAGGTGGCTGCTATGCAATCCCAAAAAGGTGCTCGTGTACAAACACTTGAGAAGAAGATAAGCATATTGGAGAAGGCAGTTGAGCTTAACCCAGATAATGAACAACTACTGCTTTCTCTTCTTAAGGCGTATCGGAGCAGAGATAACATTGATGTATTTATTGGTCGGTTTGAGAAGATACTTGTGCTGAATTCAGGAAATTATAAGCTTTGGAAAGAGTTCTTGGTGTTGTTTCAAGGGGATTTCTCTAGTTTCAAGGTTTCAGAGATGAGAAAGATGTACTCAAACGCAATACAAGCTCTCTCTGCTGCATGCAGTAGACACTCTAAGCAG GTCCATCATGCAGCTAAATCCTTTTCCCTGGATTCTGCTCACGTTCAATTAGAACTTGGTCTCGTTGATATATTTCTCAGCCTTTGCAGGTTTGAGTGGCAGGCCGGTTATCAAGAGTTGGCCACTGCTTTATTTCAGGCCGAAATCGAATATAGCTTGTTATGTCCTTCTTTACTTCTTACGGAGCAAAGTAAACAGAGACTCTTTCAGCACTTTTGGGATAGTGATGGTGCAAGAGTAGGAGAAGATGGTGCCTTTGGTTGGTCAACATGGTTGGAGAAAGAGGAAGAAAATAGACAAAGGATTCTTAAAGAGGAAGCCTCAACTTATGTGGAGGAAGAAGGTGGTTGGACAGGTTGGTCCGAACCATTTGCCAAAAATAAGATTTCTGGTGGAAATCCAGATAATGTCACCAAAGATGATATCAAAGGTGAGGAGCCTCAATCAGAATTAGAAGATGAAGACATAAATCTGGAAGATGATACTGAAGTGTTGTTAAAGAAGCTAGGCATTGACGTTGATGTTGCATCTAGTGATGAGGTTAAGGATGTCTCAACTTGGAACAGATGGTCAAAAGAAGAGCTTTCAAGGGATTGTGATCAATGGATGCCTCTGCGCACGAAATCTGGAG TTGCAGCTCTCCGTGCTGATGATACACCCAATGCAGAAACAGATGAGCAACTTGTGAGAGTAATAATGTATGAAGATGTCAATGAATTTCTCTTTTCCTTGAGCTCAAGTGAGGCTCGTTTGTCACTTTTGCTCCAGTTGATCAATTTCTTTGGTGGTAAAATATCTCATTG GATTTGCACAAATGACTTGAGTTGGATCGAGAGCACCCTTAGCCTGGAAGAAATATCAGATTCTTTGTTACAGACTTTGGCAAAGGTCGACAATTTAAACAAACTTGAAAACAGTCTTAGTGGTTCCAGTTTGGAATCTCTTTTGGGGAGCACCAATGATGTTACTAGGAGGACTGGCATGATGAAATTTCTTCGTAACGTTACGCTACTTTGCTTAACTGCTTTTCCGCGTAATTACATTGTAGAGGAAGCTACTTTAGTTACTGAAGAGCTATTTGTTACAAAAATGAACTCTGATAGTTGTTCAGTTACCCCATGCCGAGCACTGGCAAAACGTCTTTTGAAAAATGATAGGCAG GATGTATTATTATGTGGTGTTTATGCACGAAGAGAAGCTTTTTATGGTAACATTGATCATGCAAGAAGAGTATTTGATATGGCATTGTCGTCTATTGAAGGACTCCCTTTG GAGTTTCAGTCTAATAAACCTCTTATATACTTCTGGTATGCGGAGACAGAGCTTGCAAATAATAGCCAGGAATCATCATTTCGAGCAATACATATACTTTCCTGTTTAGGCAGTGGTGAAACTTATGCTCCATTTAAAGGTCAATCGTCAAGTATGCAATTGCTAAGAGCTCACCAaggtttcaaagaaaaaataagaACAGTGGAATCGGCATGGGTGCGTGGCACTATAGATGATCAATCTGTTTCTCTTTTATGTTCAGCAGCGTTTTTTGAAGAACTAACTTCTGGTTGGAGAGTAGGTATCGAAGTTTTGGATCAGGCTTTCACAATGGTGCTTCCAG AAAGGAGGAGTCATACTTATCAAATTGAATTCTTGTTCAAGTTTTATGTGAAGATGCTGCAGCGACATCTGGATCAATTAAGCCCTTCAAAATGTTGGGAGTCCATCTGCGAGGGGCTGCAAGTATTTCCTTTCAACACTGAACTTTGTAGTGCTTTAGTGCATATTGGGAACCTATACACAACACCAAATAAATTACGGCGGATGTTTGATGAGTACAATCAAAA GAAACAATCTGTGGTTATCTGGATTTTTGCCTTGTCATTTGAGATAAGTAGAGGTGGCTCCCAGCACAGGGTTCGTGGATTGTTTGAGAGAGCATTGGGAAATGATACACTTCGTCGGTCAGTATTGCTATGGCGGTCTTACATTGCTTATGAGGTTAACATAACGTGTGATCCTTCTGCAGCAAGGAGGATATTTTTCCGGGCAATACATGCCTGTCCATG GTCCAAAAAGCTTTGGATGGATGGTTTTGCCAAACTGAACTTGATTCTGTCTGCAAAAGAACTTTCAGATCTTCAAGAAGTTATGCGAGATAAGGAATTGAATCTGAGGACGGACATCTATGAAATCCTCCTAGAAGATGATTTTGGA GTAGAGGTGCCTGAGTATGTGAGTGAATGA
- the LOC133033621 gene encoding uncharacterized protein LOC133033621 isoform X1 produces the protein MEGKDEGPKTSLFPLLSQPSDSISSQSRSHWLCNPSFTADLSLLNDAVSSHVSKNLSEEDDDDPEPVTAPARVYQTLDSDDQDLDTVGGKIKKKKKRKHRRSPELDHDIGSLRRSNAPRPWSSSDSKPSNSKPYFFDSKGDPDNFVFGSLYRMDVARYKPYAFQGLSGLDFRGLRQWNPMLYALDMDSDVDALDNKLRSGGRYWSAKYMAVESQKSLKRLRIVAPKTESSSETVAGGDFIPLSDVGFQTTEESWEDELLRKTREFNKTTRERPHDEKAWLGFAEFQDKVAAMQSQKGARVQTLEKKISILEKAVELNPDNEQLLLSLLKAYRSRDNIDVFIGRFEKILVLNSGNYKLWKEFLVLFQGDFSSFKVSEMRKMYSNAIQALSAACSRHSKQVHHAAKSFSLDSAHVQLELGLVDIFLSLCRFEWQAGYQELATALFQAEIEYSLLCPSLLLTEQSKQRLFQHFWDSDGARVGEDGAFGWSTWLEKEEENRQRILKEEASTYVEEEGGWTGWSEPFAKNKISGGNPDNVTKDDIKGEEPQSELEDEDINLEDDTEVLLKKLGIDVDVASSDEVKDVSTWNRWSKEELSRDCDQWMPLRTKSGVAALRADDTPNAETDEQLVRVIMYEDVNEFLFSLSSSEARLSLLLQLINFFGGKISHWICTNDLSWIESTLSLEEISDSLLQTLAKVDNLNKLENSLSGSSLESLLGSTNDVTRRTGMMKFLRNVTLLCLTAFPRNYIVEEATLVTEELFVTKMNSDSCSVTPCRALAKRLLKNDRQDVLLCGVYARREAFYGNIDHARRVFDMALSSIEGLPLQEFQSNKPLIYFWYAETELANNSQESSFRAIHILSCLGSGETYAPFKGQSSSMQLLRAHQGFKEKIRTVESAWVRGTIDDQSVSLLCSAAFFEELTSGWRVGIEVLDQAFTMVLPERRSHTYQIEFLFKFYVKMLQRHLDQLSPSKCWESICEGLQVFPFNTELCSALVHIGNLYTTPNKLRRMFDEYNQKKQSVVIWIFALSFEISRGGSQHRVRGLFERALGNDTLRRSVLLWRSYIAYEVNITCDPSAARRIFFRAIHACPWSKKLWMDGFAKLNLILSAKELSDLQEVMRDKELNLRTDIYEILLEDDFGVEVPEYVSE, from the exons ATGGAAGGGAAAGACGAAGGACCCAAAACCTCACTCTTCCCTCTTCTCTCCCAACCTTCAGATTCAATTTCATCTCAATCTCGATCTCATTGGCTCTGCAATCCCAGCTTCACCGCCGACCTTTCACTCCTCAACGACGCCGTTTCATCTCACGTATCGAAAAACTTATCTGAAGAAGATGACGACGACCCTGAACCTGTTACAGCTCCCGCGCGTGTCTATCAAACGCTGGACTCCGACGACCAAGACTTGGACACAGTCGGCGGCAAgatcaagaagaagaagaaaaggaagCATCGAAGGTCCCCTGAGTTGGACCACGATATCGGGAGTTTAAGGAGGTCCAATGCCCCTCGCCCATGGAGTAGCTCCGATTCCAAACCCTCCAATTCCAAACCCTATTTCTTCGACTCTAAAGGCGATCCTGACAATTTTGTCTTCGGCTCTCTTTACAG AATGGATGTTGCTCGTTACAAACCTTATGCATTTCAAGGATTGTCTGGACTTGATTTTCGAGGTTTGAGACAATGGAATCCAATGCTTTATGCATTGGATATGGATAGTGATGTGGATGCATTGGACAACAAATTAAGGTCCGGTGGTCGTTATTGGTCTGCAAAATATATGGCCGTGGAGTCTCAGAAGAGCTTAAAGCGTCTTCGTATTGTTGCTCCCAAAACCGAAAGTTCCTCAGAAACAGTTGCGGGTGGTGATTTCATTCCATTGTCAGATGTTGGTTTTCAAACTACTGAAGAATCGTGGGAAGATGAACTCCTACGTAAAACTCGGGAGTTCAACAAAACTACTAGGGAACGACCCCATGATGAAAAAGCATGGTTAGGATTCGCAGAGTTCCAAGATAAGGTGGCTGCTATGCAATCCCAAAAAGGTGCTCGTGTACAAACACTTGAGAAGAAGATAAGCATATTGGAGAAGGCAGTTGAGCTTAACCCAGATAATGAACAACTACTGCTTTCTCTTCTTAAGGCGTATCGGAGCAGAGATAACATTGATGTATTTATTGGTCGGTTTGAGAAGATACTTGTGCTGAATTCAGGAAATTATAAGCTTTGGAAAGAGTTCTTGGTGTTGTTTCAAGGGGATTTCTCTAGTTTCAAGGTTTCAGAGATGAGAAAGATGTACTCAAACGCAATACAAGCTCTCTCTGCTGCATGCAGTAGACACTCTAAGCAG GTCCATCATGCAGCTAAATCCTTTTCCCTGGATTCTGCTCACGTTCAATTAGAACTTGGTCTCGTTGATATATTTCTCAGCCTTTGCAGGTTTGAGTGGCAGGCCGGTTATCAAGAGTTGGCCACTGCTTTATTTCAGGCCGAAATCGAATATAGCTTGTTATGTCCTTCTTTACTTCTTACGGAGCAAAGTAAACAGAGACTCTTTCAGCACTTTTGGGATAGTGATGGTGCAAGAGTAGGAGAAGATGGTGCCTTTGGTTGGTCAACATGGTTGGAGAAAGAGGAAGAAAATAGACAAAGGATTCTTAAAGAGGAAGCCTCAACTTATGTGGAGGAAGAAGGTGGTTGGACAGGTTGGTCCGAACCATTTGCCAAAAATAAGATTTCTGGTGGAAATCCAGATAATGTCACCAAAGATGATATCAAAGGTGAGGAGCCTCAATCAGAATTAGAAGATGAAGACATAAATCTGGAAGATGATACTGAAGTGTTGTTAAAGAAGCTAGGCATTGACGTTGATGTTGCATCTAGTGATGAGGTTAAGGATGTCTCAACTTGGAACAGATGGTCAAAAGAAGAGCTTTCAAGGGATTGTGATCAATGGATGCCTCTGCGCACGAAATCTGGAG TTGCAGCTCTCCGTGCTGATGATACACCCAATGCAGAAACAGATGAGCAACTTGTGAGAGTAATAATGTATGAAGATGTCAATGAATTTCTCTTTTCCTTGAGCTCAAGTGAGGCTCGTTTGTCACTTTTGCTCCAGTTGATCAATTTCTTTGGTGGTAAAATATCTCATTG GATTTGCACAAATGACTTGAGTTGGATCGAGAGCACCCTTAGCCTGGAAGAAATATCAGATTCTTTGTTACAGACTTTGGCAAAGGTCGACAATTTAAACAAACTTGAAAACAGTCTTAGTGGTTCCAGTTTGGAATCTCTTTTGGGGAGCACCAATGATGTTACTAGGAGGACTGGCATGATGAAATTTCTTCGTAACGTTACGCTACTTTGCTTAACTGCTTTTCCGCGTAATTACATTGTAGAGGAAGCTACTTTAGTTACTGAAGAGCTATTTGTTACAAAAATGAACTCTGATAGTTGTTCAGTTACCCCATGCCGAGCACTGGCAAAACGTCTTTTGAAAAATGATAGGCAG GATGTATTATTATGTGGTGTTTATGCACGAAGAGAAGCTTTTTATGGTAACATTGATCATGCAAGAAGAGTATTTGATATGGCATTGTCGTCTATTGAAGGACTCCCTTTG CAGGAGTTTCAGTCTAATAAACCTCTTATATACTTCTGGTATGCGGAGACAGAGCTTGCAAATAATAGCCAGGAATCATCATTTCGAGCAATACATATACTTTCCTGTTTAGGCAGTGGTGAAACTTATGCTCCATTTAAAGGTCAATCGTCAAGTATGCAATTGCTAAGAGCTCACCAaggtttcaaagaaaaaataagaACAGTGGAATCGGCATGGGTGCGTGGCACTATAGATGATCAATCTGTTTCTCTTTTATGTTCAGCAGCGTTTTTTGAAGAACTAACTTCTGGTTGGAGAGTAGGTATCGAAGTTTTGGATCAGGCTTTCACAATGGTGCTTCCAG AAAGGAGGAGTCATACTTATCAAATTGAATTCTTGTTCAAGTTTTATGTGAAGATGCTGCAGCGACATCTGGATCAATTAAGCCCTTCAAAATGTTGGGAGTCCATCTGCGAGGGGCTGCAAGTATTTCCTTTCAACACTGAACTTTGTAGTGCTTTAGTGCATATTGGGAACCTATACACAACACCAAATAAATTACGGCGGATGTTTGATGAGTACAATCAAAA GAAACAATCTGTGGTTATCTGGATTTTTGCCTTGTCATTTGAGATAAGTAGAGGTGGCTCCCAGCACAGGGTTCGTGGATTGTTTGAGAGAGCATTGGGAAATGATACACTTCGTCGGTCAGTATTGCTATGGCGGTCTTACATTGCTTATGAGGTTAACATAACGTGTGATCCTTCTGCAGCAAGGAGGATATTTTTCCGGGCAATACATGCCTGTCCATG GTCCAAAAAGCTTTGGATGGATGGTTTTGCCAAACTGAACTTGATTCTGTCTGCAAAAGAACTTTCAGATCTTCAAGAAGTTATGCGAGATAAGGAATTGAATCTGAGGACGGACATCTATGAAATCCTCCTAGAAGATGATTTTGGA GTAGAGGTGCCTGAGTATGTGAGTGAATGA